Genomic DNA from Sandaracinaceae bacterium:
TGATGGCGCGAAAGGCGGTGGGCGCCGTGAACAGCTTCTTCACGCCGTGCTCCGCGATCACGCGGAAGAAGGTGCCCGCGTCGGGCGTGCCCACGGGCTTGCCCTCGAACAGCAGCGTGGTGTTCCCGTTCAGCAGTGGCCCGTAGACGATGTAGCTGTGGCCCACCACCCAGCCCACGTCGGACGCCGCCCAGAACACCTCGCCCGGCTGCACGCCATAGACCGCCTGCATGGAGTACTGCAGCGCCACCGCGTGGCCACCCTGGTCGCGCACCACGCCCTTGGGCTTCCCGGTGGTCCCCGACGTGTAGAGGATGTAGAGCGGGTCGGTGGCGCTCACCGGCACGCACTCCGCGGGCGTCACGCCCGGGGCCGCGATGGCGTCGTCCCAGCTCACGTCGCGCCCCGGCTGGAGCGTGGCCAGCAGCTGCGGGCGCTGCTTCACGATGCAGCGCGCGGGCTTGTGCGAGGCCAGCGCGATGGCCTCGTCGAGCAGCGGCTTGTAGGCCACCGTGCGCGAGGGCTCGATGCCGCACGACGCGCACACCATCAGCACGGGCTTCGCGTCGTCGATGCGCGTGGCCAGCTCCGCGGCGGCGAAGCCCCCGAACACCACCGAGTGCACGGCGCCGAGGCGCGCGCAGGCCAGCATGGCCACCACCGCCTCGGGGATCATGGGCATGTACAGGATCACGCGGTCGCCGGGCGTCACACCGTTGGCCCGCAGCGCCCCCGCGAACAGCGCCACCTCGTCGCGCAGCGCGCGGTAGGTGAGCGTGCGCTGCGTGCCCGTGACGGGGCTGTCGTAGATCAGCGCCAGCTGCTCGGCGCGCCCACCCTCCACATGCCGGTCGAGGCAGTTGTAGGCCGTGTTCAGCACGCCGTCCGGGAACCAGCGGTAGAACGGCGCGCGCGCAGCATCGAGGGCGCGCGTGGGCGGGGTGACCCACGTGATGGCGCGGCTCTGCTCGAGCCAGAAGGCCTCTGGGTCCTGGAGGGAGCGTTGGTGGACCTCGCGGTGCGTGGCGGTCATGGGGGATGTCTATCACGCCTGCGAGGGGTTCGAGGGCGAGCGGTTCCAT
This window encodes:
- a CDS encoding propionyl-CoA synthetase, which codes for MTATHREVHQRSLQDPEAFWLEQSRAITWVTPPTRALDAARAPFYRWFPDGVLNTAYNCLDRHVEGGRAEQLALIYDSPVTGTQRTLTYRALRDEVALFAGALRANGVTPGDRVILYMPMIPEAVVAMLACARLGAVHSVVFGGFAAAELATRIDDAKPVLMVCASCGIEPSRTVAYKPLLDEAIALASHKPARCIVKQRPQLLATLQPGRDVSWDDAIAAPGVTPAECVPVSATDPLYILYTSGTTGKPKGVVRDQGGHAVALQYSMQAVYGVQPGEVFWAASDVGWVVGHSYIVYGPLLNGNTTLLFEGKPVGTPDAGTFFRVIAEHGVKKLFTAPTAFRAIKKDDPDGVLLKKYDLSHFEALFLAGERSDSATLEWAEQHLGVPVIDHWWQTETGWPIVSNCLGIERLPVKHGSPTLPVPGWDIRVVDDAAHDVPPFTTGALVAKLPLPPGALPTLWNADERFEAAYLADYPGFYKTADAGYVDDEGYVYVMARTDDIINVAGHRLSTGQMEEVLSRHPAVAECAVIGVADELKGELPLGLLVLKAGVTLSHAEVVKQVVAAVRETIGPVAAFKDAVVVQRLPKTRSGKILRGTMKKIAEGRPAPVPATIEDPAVLDEIRAVLASR